From one Leptospiraceae bacterium genomic stretch:
- a CDS encoding PAS domain-containing protein: MNAIELTKPDRRAIEKILSDKNQVSVSILIFLFFGYLSVDNHFSNSLPLWLKMVLFLVNIIILSKFFRSIFIIQKETEFKNLNEIFRDYALINSKLTALNRSQAIIAFNMDGIILDANDNFLSTMGYPLEEIIGKHHSMFVEKEFMESKEYKDFWAILQSGKFHKAEFKRVGKNKKEVWIQATYNPIFDSDNKPIQVIKFALDITQQKLLSIELNNLAEELVLCLEKMEKGDLTQRLKGNYTGGFLKIKESFNQTMNHLNNVMARVNENTETVLIASKEVDSTAQSLSQTATEQAATVEEMEASLNQIINKIKETAKHANDTNTIAERSSKEAAKGEESVREAVEAMRTISKKISIIRSIATQTSLLSLNASIEAARAGSQGGGNGFAVVATEVGKLAENSNISANEISKLTINSLTVAEAAGLVIAELIPAIKKTSSLVNTISVSNQDQAETVSQIGKSMRDLDKVTQNNAASSEELAATAEGLSLQARQLKEAMSYFNLKTEK, translated from the coding sequence ATGAATGCGATAGAATTAACAAAGCCTGACCGAAGGGCGATAGAAAAAATACTGTCAGATAAAAATCAAGTATCAGTATCCATATTAATATTTCTTTTTTTCGGCTACCTATCAGTAGACAATCATTTTAGTAATAGTTTGCCATTATGGCTAAAAATGGTTTTATTTTTAGTGAATATAATTATTCTATCCAAATTTTTTCGTTCTATTTTTATAATTCAAAAAGAAACCGAATTTAAAAACTTGAATGAGATTTTTAGAGATTATGCGCTTATAAATTCGAAGTTAACGGCTCTAAACCGCTCACAGGCAATTATTGCTTTTAATATGGACGGAATCATCTTGGATGCAAATGATAATTTTCTTTCCACTATGGGTTATCCATTAGAAGAAATCATTGGTAAACACCATAGTATGTTTGTTGAAAAAGAATTTATGGAATCAAAAGAGTATAAAGATTTTTGGGCAATCTTACAATCTGGAAAATTTCATAAAGCTGAATTTAAAAGAGTTGGTAAAAATAAAAAAGAAGTTTGGATCCAAGCAACTTACAATCCTATTTTTGATTCAGATAATAAACCTATTCAAGTAATAAAATTTGCATTAGATATAACTCAACAAAAATTGCTTAGCATTGAACTAAATAATTTAGCAGAAGAGCTTGTTCTTTGTTTAGAAAAAATGGAGAAAGGAGATTTGACGCAAAGACTAAAAGGCAATTATACGGGAGGATTTTTAAAAATTAAAGAATCATTTAATCAAACGATGAATCATCTTAATAATGTGATGGCTCGTGTAAATGAAAACACAGAGACAGTCCTCATTGCCTCAAAGGAAGTAGACTCAACTGCTCAATCACTGAGTCAAACAGCAACTGAACAAGCCGCAACAGTTGAGGAAATGGAAGCCTCTTTAAATCAAATAATTAATAAAATTAAAGAGACTGCAAAACATGCAAATGATACAAATACAATTGCTGAACGTTCTTCAAAAGAAGCGGCTAAGGGCGAAGAGTCTGTTAGAGAAGCAGTAGAAGCGATGAGAACTATCTCTAAAAAAATTTCTATCATTCGTTCGATAGCAACGCAAACTAGCCTACTCTCCTTAAATGCGTCCATTGAAGCAGCAAGAGCAGGGAGCCAAGGTGGTGGAAATGGATTTGCTGTTGTTGCAACTGAAGTTGGCAAGCTTGCCGAGAATAGCAATATCTCCGCCAATGAAATAAGTAAACTTACAATCAACAGTTTAACTGTAGCCGAGGCAGCAGGTTTAGTTATCGCGGAATTGATACCGGCAATTAAAAAAACTTCTAGTCTTGTAAATACAATTTCTGTTTCCAATCAAGATCAAGCAGAAACGGTTTCTCAGATTGGAAAGTCAATGAGGGATTTGGATAAAGTAACCCAAAACAATGCAGCAAGTTCAGAAGAGCTAGCGGCTACCGCAGAAGGACTAAGTTTACAAGCCCGCCAACTAAAAGAAGCAATGAGCTATTTTAATTTGAAGACTGAAAAATAA
- a CDS encoding zf-TFIIB domain-containing protein: MNCPKCKIGLRSETIAGLQTDFCSRCAGVWLDSCELSKILGVNSDLPEQIIKSELKSTSLNCPRCENKKMDRFVYHPEARIILEKCPSCEGLWLDKGEFGLIQGLLKKWEKKTTLTKKANSNYVSPKDNTKFIIHIKKEDTIEQPLPTTIEEPITKNQSSPEDKQTVNNVKIPAPFFQSVLWEIIKPLFIYFVSILFIILFADTKNAIVKNPCLYWWFYLLGFVLSPLAAYSYMKNASFVLNGCLAKGRVIDYIVTNSISKPSDSMYKAIIQYYDEEGMLHQFTDPIAISYSVRISGEVNVYYDPKNPENAKLRNWSSLWGLFYGFGYLGFACIYTAPLMQSHCK; this comes from the coding sequence ATGAATTGCCCTAAATGCAAAATAGGTCTGAGATCAGAAACGATAGCCGGTCTACAAACAGATTTTTGTTCTAGATGCGCTGGTGTTTGGTTGGATAGTTGCGAACTTTCTAAGATTCTAGGAGTTAACAGTGATTTGCCAGAACAAATCATAAAATCTGAATTAAAATCAACAAGCCTAAACTGTCCTAGATGCGAGAATAAAAAAATGGATCGATTTGTATATCATCCTGAAGCAAGAATCATTCTAGAAAAATGTCCTAGTTGCGAAGGGCTCTGGCTGGATAAAGGAGAATTCGGTTTAATTCAGGGACTCTTAAAGAAATGGGAAAAGAAAACAACTCTTACGAAAAAGGCTAATTCCAATTATGTGTCACCGAAAGATAATACAAAATTTATCATCCATATAAAGAAAGAGGATACTATTGAGCAGCCTTTACCAACAACAATAGAAGAACCTATTACAAAGAATCAATCTTCACCTGAAGATAAGCAAACCGTAAACAACGTAAAAATTCCGGCTCCATTCTTTCAGTCTGTTTTATGGGAAATTATTAAGCCTTTATTCATTTACTTTGTTTCAATACTATTCATAATCCTATTTGCAGATACCAAAAATGCAATTGTAAAAAATCCCTGTTTGTATTGGTGGTTTTATCTACTCGGTTTCGTTTTATCTCCATTAGCCGCTTACTCCTATATGAAAAATGCCAGCTTTGTGTTAAATGGTTGTTTAGCGAAAGGAAGAGTGATTGATTATATTGTTACAAATTCTATTAGTAAGCCCAGCGATTCTATGTATAAAGCAATTATCCAATACTATGATGAAGAAGGAATGTTACATCAATTTACCGATCCGATAGCAATCTCTTATTCAGTTCGCATCTCGGGAGAAGTTAACGTTTATTATGATCCCAAAAATCCCGAAAATGCAAAACTAAGAAATTGGTCGAGCCTCTGGGGATTATTTTATGGCTTTGGATATTTAGGATTTGCCTGTATATATACAGCTCCCTTAATGCAATCTCATTGTAAGTGA
- a CDS encoding response regulator, translated as MNPQNLKSILIVDDEEIEFFIAKRILESTKCFSHIYNAVNGKEALQLFKNYEESCKIYPNQFPPSLILLDINMPAMNGFEFLEAYQNLLTTQKIYPSPTIIMFTSSEEENDKEKAMRFPFVKDYLVKPLSPEKVNKLVQDIGMESI; from the coding sequence ATGAACCCACAAAATTTAAAATCCATTTTAATTGTAGATGATGAAGAAATAGAATTCTTTATCGCTAAAAGAATACTAGAAAGCACAAAGTGTTTTAGTCATATTTATAATGCCGTGAATGGAAAAGAAGCATTACAACTATTCAAGAATTATGAAGAGTCCTGTAAAATATATCCGAATCAATTTCCACCCAGTTTGATTTTATTAGATATAAATATGCCTGCTATGAATGGATTTGAATTCTTAGAAGCCTATCAAAACTTATTGACTACTCAAAAGATTTATCCGAGTCCCACTATCATTATGTTCACAAGCTCTGAGGAAGAAAATGATAAAGAAAAGGCTATGCGATTTCCCTTTGTTAAAGATTATCTAGTAAAACCACTCAGTCCTGAAAAAGTAAACAAACTAGTTCAAGACATAGGAATGGAAAGTATATAA
- a CDS encoding ATP-binding protein: MTVTTFLFRFKEILFNLISNSVKFYDSKKEKRWIKITTKYDIRNNLVITVSDNGVGFDAEYQERIFQMFFRAHSQQLLGNGLGLYLVKKHVEKIGGSIKVLSSREDTVFQIIIPNLSI, from the coding sequence ATGACAGTAACAACATTCCTTTTTCGTTTCAAAGAAATTCTTTTCAACTTAATATCTAATTCAGTTAAATTCTATGATTCAAAAAAAGAAAAACGTTGGATAAAGATAACTACTAAATACGATATACGAAATAATCTAGTAATAACAGTAAGCGACAACGGAGTTGGATTTGATGCCGAATACCAGGAAAGAATATTTCAAATGTTTTTCAGAGCCCATTCCCAACAACTTCTTGGTAATGGCTTGGGTCTTTATCTAGTAAAGAAACATGTTGAAAAAATAGGAGGATCTATTAAAGTCCTCTCCTCTCGCGAAGATACTGTATTTCAAATTATAATTCCAAATTTAAGTATATGA
- a CDS encoding PAS domain-containing protein codes for MKPANQDDKFQIMADNAPVMIWIAGTDKLCYFFNKPWLNFTGRTLEQEYGNGWAEGVHPDDMKMCLDIYLTAFEKREPFRMQYRLKRRDGEYRWILDTGNPWFDGEEKFAGYAGSCIDISEMVESKRLLEKANQELLEFNYRLSHDLIAPIKTVRGLLELSSLSIKEEDWITLSQCHEKIASPIQKLETLIQSILELAKSRLSRSKSSDSRYI; via the coding sequence ATGAAGCCTGCTAACCAAGATGACAAATTCCAAATCATGGCTGACAATGCACCAGTTATGATCTGGATTGCTGGAACTGATAAACTGTGTTATTTCTTTAACAAGCCATGGCTCAATTTTACAGGCAGAACTCTTGAGCAGGAATATGGAAATGGTTGGGCAGAGGGTGTGCATCCTGATGATATGAAGATGTGTTTAGATATTTATTTAACTGCCTTTGAAAAGAGAGAGCCATTCCGTATGCAATATCGCCTCAAACGACGCGATGGGGAATACCGTTGGATTCTAGATACAGGGAACCCTTGGTTTGATGGGGAAGAAAAGTTTGCAGGTTACGCCGGCTCTTGTATAGACATTAGTGAAATGGTTGAGTCCAAACGACTTTTAGAAAAAGCCAACCAAGAACTCTTAGAATTTAATTATAGATTGTCTCATGATCTAATTGCACCAATCAAAACAGTCAGAGGATTATTAGAATTATCCTCTCTCAGTATTAAAGAAGAAGATTGGATTACTCTCAGTCAATGCCATGAGAAAATTGCAAGTCCCATACAAAAACTAGAAACATTGATTCAAAGCATTTTAGAATTGGCAAAAAGCAGACTATCAAGATCAAAATCCTCAGATTCTAGATATATCTAA